CACTTTAAATCCTTTATCCTTTAAAAATTTCATGATTTTATCGCGATAATCGCCTTGAATAATAATTTGTTCATTTTTAAAACTGCCACCAACACTAAGCAACTGTTTTATTTCTTTTGAAAGTATTTTAAAATCGTGGTCCGCACCATTATATCCCTCTATAATTGTTATGGGCTTACCTTTTCTTTTTTCGTATTTACAAAGCAAAGGTTCGTCTTGAAGCCAAATTGAAGGTTCCTTCTTTTCAACAGGAACTTCACTCGGTTCGTGATCGGGAAAAAGATTTTTTAATTGGTCTTCTAAAGAATTCAATGTGTGTTTATTTTGAAGGTTTAATTCGAACGTGCCCTATCAGCAGTGGTTTTAAGGTGAATCTACTGTTTACTTTTTAATTAGTCCTATCTCTACCAATCGCTGGTGCAAAAATTGGCCTGCGGTTATATCTTCATACGCTTTAGGATGTTCATCGTCTATACATTCTGCTAAGCAGTTTAATTTCATATCGCTACGAGGGTGCATAAAAAATGGAATGGAATAGCGCGGGCTGCCCCATTGTTCGCGGGGTGGATTTACCACGCGGTGCACAGTAGATCGGAGTTTATTGTTCGTGAGTCTTTCTAGCATATCGCCAACGTTTATAACCAGTTCATCTTCGTTCGGAATTGCATCTATCCATTCCCCATCCTTTCTCAAAACTTGAAGTCCGCCGGCAGAAGCCCCCATTAATAAGGTAATAAGATTTATATCTCCGTGCGCTCCAGCACGCATGGCACCTTTAGGTTCTTCGGTAATTGGCGGATAGTGAATAGGTCGTAAAATACTGTTGCCATTTGCAGCCCAGTGGTCAAAATAAAACTCGTCTAAACCTATATATAGTGCCAAGGCACGTAGTACATAAACTCCGGTTTTTTCGAGCATTCTATAGGCCTCCATCCCCGTACTGTTAAAGTCCGGGAGTTCCTCTACTATTACATTGTCAGGATATTTTTCAGATAAATTGGTATCATCTGATGCCTCTTGCCCGAAATGCCAAAATTCTTTTAAATCGCCTTCTTTTTTGCCCTTGGCATGTTCCTTTCCAAAAGACACATAACCGCGTTGGCCTCCAAGACCGGGAATTTCATATTTTTCTTTGGTTTCAACCGAGAGCGCAAAAAAAGCTTTTATTTCTTTGTACAACTCTTCTACCAATTGCTCACTGAGAAAATGATTTTTAAGCGACACAAAACCAATATCTTCGTAGGCGGCGCCAATTTCATCAACAAACTTTTGCTTCCTTTTTGGATCATCAGAAATAAAATCGGCTAAATTTACACTGGGTATATTATTCATGGTTTGAATTTTAGTTTACAAATATACCAAATTACCAAAGTTTTTCCGAAGATAAAATTTCCTTTAATAATCCTTGTTACAATGGGTTTTTTTCTACTTTTGATACAGCAAATTTTTTATGATGAAACCAGACACTTCCCCCCAAATTTTCTTCGATTATAATCGAAAAGACCTTGATGACGACACTTTACTAAAACTGTATCGCGGTATGTTGAAGCCTAGGCTAATAGAAGAAAAAATGCTTATACTTCTGCGCCAAGGAAAGGTTTCAAAATGGTTTAGCGGAATTGGGCAAGAGGCCATTTCAGTGGGGATAACAGCTGTTTTAGAAAAAGACGAGTACATTTTACCAATGCATCGAAATCTTGGTGTTTTTACAATGCGCGATATCCCGTTGCACCGACTGTTTTCGCAATGGCAAGGAAAAGCAAACGGTTTTACGAAAGGACGGGACAGAAGTTTTCACTTTGGAACGCAGGAATTTCATATCGTAGGAATGATTTCGCATTTAGGGCCCCAGTTTGGCGTGGCAGATGGAATAGCACTGGGAAACAAATTAAAAGAAAACAATAAAGTATGCGCCGTATTTACGGGGGAAGGAGGAACGAGTGAAGGCGATATTCACGAAGCTTTAAACGTGGCTTCGGTATGGCAATTACCGGTGCTCTTTTGTGTAGAAAACAATGGGTATGGTCTCTCAACGCCTACTAATGAGCAATACAACTGCGAAAATATTGCAGACCGCGGAATAGGCTATGGCATGGAATCCCATATTATTGAAGGAAATAATATCCTGGAAGTTTATACCAGATTAAAAGATTTGGTTGAGAGTATGCGTACCAATCCACGGCCTATTCTTTTGGAGTTTAAAACATTTAGAATGCGTGGCCATGAAGAGGCTAGTGGTACTAAATATGTACCAACTAACTTAATAGATGAATGGGGCTTGCGCGATCCGCTCACAAATTTCGAAAATTATTTGTTAGATGAAGGGGTGCTTTCCGAAGTAAAGATTGAAACTTTTAAAACCGAATTTAAAAACGAAATTGATAAAAACCTCGACATTGCATTTTCTGAACCAGCGATTGAATTTAACAAAACAATCGAATTAAATGATGTTTACAAACCTTTTGAATATCAGGAAATTACAGAAAAACAAAATAAAGAAAACATTCGATTAATCGATGCTATTTCCCAAGGATTAAAACAATCTATGGAGCGCCATGACAACCTTATAATTATGGGGCAGGATGTGGCAGAATACGGCGGGGTATTTAAAATTACAGAAGGTTTCGTGGAGCAATTTGGAAAAGAGCGCGTTCGTAATACACCAATTTGCGAATCGGCCATAATATCCACTGGAATGGGGCTTTCAATAAACGGATTTAAAGCCGTTGTAGAAATGCAGTTTGCAGATTTTGTTACTTCTGGTTTTAATCCTATAATTAATTATTTGGCAAAAAGTCATTACCGTTGGAACGAAAATGCCGATGTGGTAGTTCGTATGCCTTGCGGCGCTGGAGTAGGAGCGGGGCCATTTCACAGCCAAACCAACGAAGCTTGGTTTACGCATACTCCAGGCTTAAAAGTGGTTTACCCAGCCTTTCCGTATGACGCCAAAGGATTATTGGCTACAAGTATTGAGGATCCTAACCCGGTTCTGTTTTTTGAGCACAAAGCCTTGTATAGAAGTATTCGGCAGGATGTACCTACAGATTATTTTACCTTACCCCTCGGAAAAGCTTCACTTTTAAAACAAGGGGAAGCTTTAACTATAATATCATACGGAGCTGGGGTACATTGGGCTTTGGAAACGTTGGAGCAACAACCAGAAATTAAAGCAGACCTCATAGATTTACGTACACTAATGCCGCTAGATACAGAAGCTATATACAAATCTGTTAAAAAAACAGGGAAGGTAATTATACTTCAGGAAGACTCGATGTTTGGTAGTATGGCTTCAGATATATCGGCCTTAATTATGGAAAATTGCTTCGAGTATTTAGACGCTCCTGTTAAGCGAGTAGGCAGCTTGGAAACGCCTATTCCTTTTGCAGCAAATTTAGAAGCAGGCTATCTTCCTAAGGAAAAATTCAAAGAAATTCTACTGGATTTATTGTCTTACTAATAATTTAACATTCCTTGTTAAACTTTAGATAAAGGCTAATGCTAGCATAGAATAGTTATTTAATTTAGTGCCATACTAATCATTAAAACCATTAACTATGTTACGTTGGATCGTTATTTTTCTAGTCATTGCAATTATTGCAGCAGTTTTTGGATTTGGAGGCATCGCAGAAGGTGCAGCCGATATCGCAAAAATCATTTTTTACATTTTTATAGTGCTATTGGTACTTTCACTTCTATCTAGACTTTTTAGAAGATAGGCACTACTTAACCAATTTTAAAAAAATCAAAACTTATGAAAAAACTCCTCATTTTGGCTGTTATTGCAACCACAATATTCGCTTGCGGTACACCGAAAACCGTACAGGAATCTCGAAAAGTAATTAAAGGATATTGGTCCTTAGACAATATTTCGTACGACTCATCGGGTACGTTTAATGTAACCCTATTTAACGATACCTCTGTGGAGTGTATGGAAGGTAGCTCTTGGAGATTTATTCCAAATAACAATACCGGTAATTACACTATTAATAATTCTAACTGTCCTACAGGGGAACGTAATTTTATATTTACAATTCAAGAAATTGACCCTGCTTCCGGACTGTATGATTTTCTTTTAAAACCTACAAATGCCAAAGGAAAATCCGAAACCAATGCCGGGTATAGATTGCGTTTAGCTCAGCTAGGCGAATCCTCAATGCGTTGGGAACAAACGGTAAGTTTAGACGGCAAGCCTTTTAAAATTAATATGAACTTCTCTAAAATACAGGAATAATAATTATGAAAACATTTAAAAATATTATAACAGTAGCCTTAGCTTTTACCTTTGTAGTAAGCTTAACAAGTTGCGAAGCCACTAGAAATGCTAATAACAAGCAAAAGGGCGCCGTGATTGGAGCCGCAGGTGGTGCCGTTTTGGGAGCCATACTTGGTAACAACGTTGGTAAAGGTGGTAATGGCGAAATTGGTGCCGTTATTGGCGGTGTAGTTGGAGGTACGGCTGGAGTACTTATCGGAGCCAAAATGGATAAGCAAGCGCAGCAAATTGAGCAAGAAATTCCAGGTGCTCAAGTAGAACGTGTTGACGATGGTATTGTAGTAACTTTTGACGAAAATAGTGGTGTTTATTTTGATACCGCGAAATACAATATTAATGCCAATTCACAAGCCACATTAGATAAATTGGCCAATGTTCTTAAAGAGTACAAAGACACCAATGTATTGGTGGTTGGGCATACTGATAGCGTAGGTGCAGATGAAATGAATATGACGCTTTCTAAAAACAGAGCCCAATCTGTTACTAATTACTTTGTTCAAACCAAAGGATTAAGCGCAAGTAGATTTACAACAAACTGGTATGGAGAAACCGCACCGGTAGCCGATAATTCTACTGCCGTAGGACGTGCCAAAAACCGTCGCGTAAACCTTGCTATTGTACCCAATGAAAAAATGAAGCAAGAAGCTCAACAGGAAGCTGGCGAGTAATAATAAATTTAATTTAAAAAGATCCCGTACCATTTTTGGACGGGATTTTTTATTTAGCTTTAAACCTAGATGGCTAAAATGAATAAATGGGACGTAATTATAATCGGTGGAGGACTTGCAGGCCTAACTACAGCACTTCACCTTGCCAATAATAATTGCGCTGTTTGCTTGATTGAAAAAAACGAATACCCAAATCATAAGGTTTGTGGCGAATATGTGAGCAACGAAATTTTGCCGTATTTAAAAACATTAGGCGTGAATCCGTTTTCCGTTGGCGCGAAAAAAATTTCACAGTTTAAAATTACGGAGGTTGATGGAAATTCCATTGCAGCTTCTTTACCTCTCGGTGGGTTTGGCATTAGCAGATATACGTTTGACGATCTGCTTTATTCGGCTATAAAAAGTAAAGTTCAAGTGCTGCTTGATACAGTTGAAACAGTTAATTTTAAAGAAAACCATTTCAAAATTACCACAAAAACAAAACAAATCTTAACAGCAGATTTCGTTGTAGGTGCCTATGGAAAACGTTCTAATCTCGATTCATTTTTAAATAGAAAATTTATGCGGCAAAGTTCGCCATGGCTGGCGGTGAAAGCGCATTACAATTATGATTTTCCGGAAGATACCGTGGCACTGCACAATTTTAACGGCGGCTATTGCGGCTTAAGCAAAACTGAAAGCAATGCTGTAAACGCCTGTTATTTAACAACTTTTAAATCGTTTAAAAAATATAAGAACATAGATGATTTTCAAAAATTGGAAATGTCGAAAAATCCGTGTTTACATAATTTTTTTACCCGTGCAACCCCACTGTTTAAAAAGCCTTTGACTATTAGCCAAATAGCATTTCACAAAAAGAATCCGGTTGAAAACCATATTTTTATGGTTGGCGATAGCGCTGGGCTTATCCATCCACTTTGCGGTAACGGAATGGCGATGGCAATAAAAAGTGCAAAAATTTTTTCTGAAATCTTTTTGAAATATTATCGAAAAAATAATTTCAATCGCCGTGATATTGAAATTGCATACGCCAAATGTTGGAAGCGCGAATTTGAAAGCAGACTTACCGCCGGAAGAACCATTCAACGAATTTTAATGAATCCAGTTGCTTCAAAAATAGGGTTTGCAGCAGCCAAGGCACTTCCGCAATTGCTGCCATTAATTATTAAAAAAACGCACGGAAAAACAATTACATGATAACTTTCAGCAATAAATATAGATCGCAGCAACCAGAGGTAATGGATAGTCTCGATTTTAGAGGTCCCGAAATGAAGGATCTCTTAAACGATTTAAAAATGGTAAACAAGTGGTTGGGAGGCAACAAAATCACCATAGACGCCCTACATATATTATTGCGAAATCGTGACAAAACGGCAAAAATTACCATAGTAGATTTGGGTTGCGGCGATGGTACAATACTTCGAAAATGCTCCGATTTTGGCAAAAAGTACAACTTCAACTTTGACTGTATAGGTTTAGACTTTAACGAAAACATCCTCCAGTTTGCCAAACAGCACAGTAAAAATTATACAAATATAAAATATCTAAAAGTTGATGTTTTTTCAGAAGAAAATTTAATTCCAAATTGCGATATTGCAATGTGCACACTATTTCTGCACCATTTCAGCAACAATAAAATTGAATACCTCTTAAAAACCCTATTAAATAAAGCGCAAATTGGTTTAATAGTGAACGATTTGCACAGAAGTAAGCAGGCCTTTACACTGTTTAAAATAGCGAGTAAAGTGTTTTTAAAAACGAAAACAGCCCGACACGACGGCTTAGTTTCGGTTGCAAGAGGCTTTAAAAAGGAAGAATTAAAACGGATTTCAAAAAATATTCCAAACCAGCAAAGTAGTATTCACTGGCGATGGGCTTACCGCTATCAATGGATACTCAAAAAAGAACTATGAGCGTAAAAATAGTAAAAGTTGCAAAACAACTACCTAAATACAGTCGGGAAACCGCAGAGATAATTCCGTTTGTAGAACAATGGATGCAGCATAAAGACAGGCGATTTCAAAGAAAAGTGATAAAAATTTTTGAAGGTGCAAACGTAGATAAACGCTATTCTATCATGGATCCGCTGGAAGTTTTTACCAACCCGAGTTTTGAAGCCCGAAACGATATTTATATTCGTGAAATTACGAAACTGGGAAAAGGCTGTTTAGAAAAAGCGTTACAAAAATCGGACTGGCAACCAACAGACATTGATTTTATAGTTACCGTAAGTTGCACGGGCATTATGATTCCTTCGGTAGATGCATATTTGATAAACGAACTTAAAATGAAACAAGATATAGTTCGTTTACCGGTTACAGAAATGGGGTGCGCGGCTGGAATATCCGGAATAATTTACGCAAAGAATTTTTTAAAGGCCAACCCCGGAAAACGGGCAGCCGTAATTGCTTTGGAAGCACCCACTGCCACCTTTCAACTCACAGATTTTTCAATGGCCAACATTGTAAGTGCCGCAATTTTTGGCGATGGCGCGGCCTGCGTGTTATTGTCCTCAAAAACAGAAGATAGCGGTCCAGAAATTCTTGCCGAAGAAATGTATCATTTTTACGACGCCACAACTTTAATGGGTTTTAAGCTGGTAAATACAGGCCTACAAATGATTTTAGACAAAGAAGTTCCCGAAAAAATAGCAGCGCATTTTCCTGCTATTATACATCCATTTTTGGAAAAGCACAATTTAAATATTGAAGCTATCAATCACCTAATTTTTCATCCCGGCGGACGGAAAATCGTAGAAACGGTGGCAGATTTATTTGGCAAATTGGGTAAAGACATAAACGATACCAAAGAGGTACTTCGTCTGTATGGCAATATGAGCAGTGCCACTGTACTCTATGTTTTAGAACGATTTATGGATAAAAACCTACCCGCGGAAGATTTGGGATTAATGCTCAGTTTTGGTCCAGGATTTTCGGCGCAACGCGTGTTGTTAAAATTTTAATTATGAGTGATTTTAAAGGCTATTGGGCAATAATTTTGGGCGGAAGTAGCGGTCTAGGTCTTGCCAGCGCCAAAAAATTAGCGGCAGAGGGAATGAATATTTGTATTGTACATCGCGATCGGAAAAGCAATTTACCCGCTTTTGAAAAGGAAGTCGATACCATAAAGGCGCACGGCGTTTTAGTAAAAACTTTTAACAAGGATGCCTTAAACAAGCAGGTGAGAGAAGAAATTTGTAATGAATTTCCAAAGCATAGCGTAAAAGTTCTATTGCACAGCATAGCCAAAGGCACTTTAAAAACAATGCATAGCCAGGACGACAATATACTCACAAAACAGGATTTTGAAATTACAATTCACGCTATGGCAATTAGCTGGTACGAGTGGGTACAAACATTATTGGCAAACAACGCCTTTACACCCAAAGCGCGAAACCTCGCTTTTACAAGTGAAGGAAATATACGCGTGTGGCCAGGATATGCGGCAGTTTCAGCAGCAAAATCGGTTTTGGAATCTTTAATGCGAAATATGGCCGTAGAATTGGCTCCTTTGCACATTACCAGCAATTGTATTCAAGCAGGAACTACCGATACACCTTCATTTTTGGCCATTCCAAATAGTAAAAAACTTGCCGAAATGGCAAAATATCGTAATCCATTTAACAGGCTTACGAACCCGAACGATGTAGCAAATGCGGTGCTTTTAATGTGTAAGCCAGAGGCAGATTGGATTAATGGCACCGTAATAAAAGTTGATGGTGGTGAAAGTTTAAGATAACATAACCCAAGTTAAAACCATAAATATTTCGAATTTGAAATCTGAAGAAATAATAGCAAAACTACCGTATTCCGAGCCTTTTTTGTTTGTAAACAACATACAATCTGTTTCGGCCGAGGGTATATGCGGCACCTATTTTTTTGGTGGAAATTCCTACTTTTATAAAGGTCATTTTAAAAATAAGCCCGTTACCCCTGGGGTTATTTTAACCGAATGTATGGCGCAGATTGGCTTGGTTTGCTTTGGAATATTTCTTTTTAACGAAAATCAAATTTCGGGGCATTCTAATTTTGCACTCAGCAATACCCAAATAGATTTTTTCGCACCGGTATTTCCCGAAGAAACAGTAAAAGTAATTTCTGAAAAAATATATTTTAGGTTTAATAAATTAAAATGCAATGTAAAAATGCTGAATAGCAAAAATGAAATTGTGGCAAAAGGTACTATTAGCGGTATGCTTTTAAATGAAACAAACCTTATATGAAAAATCGTGTGGTAATAACTGGTTTAGGGGTAGTAGCACCAAATGGAGTAGGGCTTACTTCTTTTTCCGAAGCCATCAAATCTGGGGCATCAGGCATTACTTTTTTTCCTGAGTTGCGCGATTTAAACTTTTCGTGTCAGCTGGGCGCTAAACCTTCTATTTCCGAAGAAAAAAAGAGAGAATACTTTTCAGAATTACAACTTCGTAACTTTAATAGCAGCGGTATTTTATATGGTGTAATTGCGGGTATGGACGCATTAAAAGATGCCAAAATTACACCCGCAAATCCTGAGGAAGATCCCCTATGGGATTTAGGGATAATCTTCGGAAGTGGCACCAGTGGAGTTGAAAAATTCCGGGAAGCCATTAATAAGATTGATGCTAAAAATGTTCGCCGTTTGGGAAGCACCTCGGTAGCGCAAACCATGACGAGCGGCGTGAGTGCGTATTTGGGTGGCCTCATTGGCGCGGGAAATATGGTAACCGCAAACTCATCGGCCTGCGCAACAGGTACCGAAGCGCTTTTAATGGGCTATGAACACATTGCAAATGGTAAGGCCAAATATATGCTTTGCGGTAGTACAAGCGATTCCGGCCCCTATCTTTGGGGTGGGTTTGACGCTATGCGTGTTACAACCTATAAACACAATCAGGAGCCAAATAAGGTCGCTGGTCCAATGAGCAGTGAGGCAAGCGGGTTTATTCCGAGCAGTGGCGCCGGTGCTTATTTACTAGAATCCTTAACAAGCGCGCAAGAAAGAGGAGCTACTATTTATGCCGAAATTTTAGGTGGAGCGGTAAATAACGGCGGACAAAGAATCGGGGGAAGTATGACGGCTCCTAACAGTGTAGCCGTTCAGAAATGTATTAAAGATGCCTTACAGAACGCAGGCGTAGCTACCGATGATATTGATTATATAAACGGGCATTTAACGGCGACTATTAAAGATCCCGACGAAATTAAAAATTGGAGTCTAGCCTTAAATAGGAGGGGAGCGAAGTTTCCGTATATAAATTCACTTAAAGGAATGATAGGCCATTGTTTGGCTGCCAGTGGAAGTATTGAGATTGTTTCGGCTATACTTCAGTTGCACGAAGGGTTTGTGTTTCCAAATGTGAATTGTAAAAGAATACATCCGGAGATTGACGCGTTAATTGCTTCCGAAAAAATTCCGAAGCAATTGCAAAGAGTGCCCCTAAAAATAGTTGCAAAAGCCAGTTTTGGGTTTGGTGATGTAAACGCTTGTGCTATCTTTAAGAAAATTTAAATTACCTATGACTTCCAACGAAATATACGAAAAGCTCGAACCAATAATTATTACGTATTTGCCGGAGGATGTGGCGCCAAA
This region of Aequorivita marisscotiae genomic DNA includes:
- a CDS encoding OmpA family protein gives rise to the protein MKTFKNIITVALAFTFVVSLTSCEATRNANNKQKGAVIGAAGGAVLGAILGNNVGKGGNGEIGAVIGGVVGGTAGVLIGAKMDKQAQQIEQEIPGAQVERVDDGIVVTFDENSGVYFDTAKYNINANSQATLDKLANVLKEYKDTNVLVVGHTDSVGADEMNMTLSKNRAQSVTNYFVQTKGLSASRFTTNWYGETAPVADNSTAVGRAKNRRVNLAIVPNEKMKQEAQQEAGE
- a CDS encoding SDR family oxidoreductase translates to MSDFKGYWAIILGGSSGLGLASAKKLAAEGMNICIVHRDRKSNLPAFEKEVDTIKAHGVLVKTFNKDALNKQVREEICNEFPKHSVKVLLHSIAKGTLKTMHSQDDNILTKQDFEITIHAMAISWYEWVQTLLANNAFTPKARNLAFTSEGNIRVWPGYAAVSAAKSVLESLMRNMAVELAPLHITSNCIQAGTTDTPSFLAIPNSKKLAEMAKYRNPFNRLTNPNDVANAVLLMCKPEADWINGTVIKVDGGESLR
- a CDS encoding beta-ketoacyl-[acyl-carrier-protein] synthase family protein codes for the protein MKNRVVITGLGVVAPNGVGLTSFSEAIKSGASGITFFPELRDLNFSCQLGAKPSISEEKKREYFSELQLRNFNSSGILYGVIAGMDALKDAKITPANPEEDPLWDLGIIFGSGTSGVEKFREAINKIDAKNVRRLGSTSVAQTMTSGVSAYLGGLIGAGNMVTANSSACATGTEALLMGYEHIANGKAKYMLCGSTSDSGPYLWGGFDAMRVTTYKHNQEPNKVAGPMSSEASGFIPSSGAGAYLLESLTSAQERGATIYAEILGGAVNNGGQRIGGSMTAPNSVAVQKCIKDALQNAGVATDDIDYINGHLTATIKDPDEIKNWSLALNRRGAKFPYINSLKGMIGHCLAASGSIEIVSAILQLHEGFVFPNVNCKRIHPEIDALIASEKIPKQLQRVPLKIVAKASFGFGDVNACAIFKKI
- a CDS encoding type III polyketide synthase, which gives rise to MSVKIVKVAKQLPKYSRETAEIIPFVEQWMQHKDRRFQRKVIKIFEGANVDKRYSIMDPLEVFTNPSFEARNDIYIREITKLGKGCLEKALQKSDWQPTDIDFIVTVSCTGIMIPSVDAYLINELKMKQDIVRLPVTEMGCAAGISGIIYAKNFLKANPGKRAAVIALEAPTATFQLTDFSMANIVSAAIFGDGAACVLLSSKTEDSGPEILAEEMYHFYDATTLMGFKLVNTGLQMILDKEVPEKIAAHFPAIIHPFLEKHNLNIEAINHLIFHPGGRKIVETVADLFGKLGKDINDTKEVLRLYGNMSSATVLYVLERFMDKNLPAEDLGLMLSFGPGFSAQRVLLKF
- a CDS encoding NAD(P)/FAD-dependent oxidoreductase, with amino-acid sequence MAKMNKWDVIIIGGGLAGLTTALHLANNNCAVCLIEKNEYPNHKVCGEYVSNEILPYLKTLGVNPFSVGAKKISQFKITEVDGNSIAASLPLGGFGISRYTFDDLLYSAIKSKVQVLLDTVETVNFKENHFKITTKTKQILTADFVVGAYGKRSNLDSFLNRKFMRQSSPWLAVKAHYNYDFPEDTVALHNFNGGYCGLSKTESNAVNACYLTTFKSFKKYKNIDDFQKLEMSKNPCLHNFFTRATPLFKKPLTISQIAFHKKNPVENHIFMVGDSAGLIHPLCGNGMAMAIKSAKIFSEIFLKYYRKNNFNRRDIEIAYAKCWKREFESRLTAGRTIQRILMNPVASKIGFAAAKALPQLLPLIIKKTHGKTIT
- a CDS encoding isopenicillin N synthase family dioxygenase — translated: MNNIPSVNLADFISDDPKRKQKFVDEIGAAYEDIGFVSLKNHFLSEQLVEELYKEIKAFFALSVETKEKYEIPGLGGQRGYVSFGKEHAKGKKEGDLKEFWHFGQEASDDTNLSEKYPDNVIVEELPDFNSTGMEAYRMLEKTGVYVLRALALYIGLDEFYFDHWAANGNSILRPIHYPPITEEPKGAMRAGAHGDINLITLLMGASAGGLQVLRKDGEWIDAIPNEDELVINVGDMLERLTNNKLRSTVHRVVNPPREQWGSPRYSIPFFMHPRSDMKLNCLAECIDDEHPKAYEDITAGQFLHQRLVEIGLIKK
- a CDS encoding alpha-ketoacid dehydrogenase subunit alpha/beta, which gives rise to MMKPDTSPQIFFDYNRKDLDDDTLLKLYRGMLKPRLIEEKMLILLRQGKVSKWFSGIGQEAISVGITAVLEKDEYILPMHRNLGVFTMRDIPLHRLFSQWQGKANGFTKGRDRSFHFGTQEFHIVGMISHLGPQFGVADGIALGNKLKENNKVCAVFTGEGGTSEGDIHEALNVASVWQLPVLFCVENNGYGLSTPTNEQYNCENIADRGIGYGMESHIIEGNNILEVYTRLKDLVESMRTNPRPILLEFKTFRMRGHEEASGTKYVPTNLIDEWGLRDPLTNFENYLLDEGVLSEVKIETFKTEFKNEIDKNLDIAFSEPAIEFNKTIELNDVYKPFEYQEITEKQNKENIRLIDAISQGLKQSMERHDNLIIMGQDVAEYGGVFKITEGFVEQFGKERVRNTPICESAIISTGMGLSINGFKAVVEMQFADFVTSGFNPIINYLAKSHYRWNENADVVVRMPCGAGVGAGPFHSQTNEAWFTHTPGLKVVYPAFPYDAKGLLATSIEDPNPVLFFEHKALYRSIRQDVPTDYFTLPLGKASLLKQGEALTIISYGAGVHWALETLEQQPEIKADLIDLRTLMPLDTEAIYKSVKKTGKVIILQEDSMFGSMASDISALIMENCFEYLDAPVKRVGSLETPIPFAANLEAGYLPKEKFKEILLDLLSY
- a CDS encoding translation initiation factor — translated: MNSLEDQLKNLFPDHEPSEVPVEKKEPSIWLQDEPLLCKYEKRKGKPITIIEGYNGADHDFKILSKEIKQLLSVGGSFKNEQIIIQGDYRDKIMKFLKDKGFKVKRVGG
- a CDS encoding methyltransferase domain-containing protein, whose translation is MITFSNKYRSQQPEVMDSLDFRGPEMKDLLNDLKMVNKWLGGNKITIDALHILLRNRDKTAKITIVDLGCGDGTILRKCSDFGKKYNFNFDCIGLDFNENILQFAKQHSKNYTNIKYLKVDVFSEENLIPNCDIAMCTLFLHHFSNNKIEYLLKTLLNKAQIGLIVNDLHRSKQAFTLFKIASKVFLKTKTARHDGLVSVARGFKKEELKRISKNIPNQQSSIHWRWAYRYQWILKKEL
- a CDS encoding DUF1328 domain-containing protein, with the protein product MLRWIVIFLVIAIIAAVFGFGGIAEGAADIAKIIFYIFIVLLVLSLLSRLFRR
- a CDS encoding 3-hydroxyacyl-ACP dehydratase FabZ family protein, which translates into the protein MKSEEIIAKLPYSEPFLFVNNIQSVSAEGICGTYFFGGNSYFYKGHFKNKPVTPGVILTECMAQIGLVCFGIFLFNENQISGHSNFALSNTQIDFFAPVFPEETVKVISEKIYFRFNKLKCNVKMLNSKNEIVAKGTISGMLLNETNLI
- a CDS encoding lipocalin family protein codes for the protein MKKLLILAVIATTIFACGTPKTVQESRKVIKGYWSLDNISYDSSGTFNVTLFNDTSVECMEGSSWRFIPNNNTGNYTINNSNCPTGERNFIFTIQEIDPASGLYDFLLKPTNAKGKSETNAGYRLRLAQLGESSMRWEQTVSLDGKPFKINMNFSKIQE